Within the Musa acuminata AAA Group cultivar baxijiao chromosome BXJ2-9, Cavendish_Baxijiao_AAA, whole genome shotgun sequence genome, the region CTTTGAAAAATGGGCATTTACCAGTGAAGAATCAGACGGGAAAAGGGGTTGCTTCGAAAGCAAATCCAGTCCCCCCAAATGGTAAGGAATCAGGTACTAATGCTCCTAAAAATGGAGCTGCAGCAAATAACCAATCCAGCAGTGCGCTTCCCTCAGTTACAAAGAGTACCGGAGCTACTCCAAAGAAGGATAAGGAAGGGGCTTCAGGTTTATCAGATTCGCTCGTGAAAATAAATGGTTCGTCAGTACCAACTTCTGGTGGTGATGGAAGGAAACAGGTGGATTGGATCAATGCTATGAAAGGTTGTGATATTTTTCAAGGAAGGTGGGTGAAAGATGATTCGTACCCACTCTATCCTGAGGGGTCCTGCCCTCACATCGATGAACCTTTTGATTGTTATCACAATGGCAGGCCTGATCGGGCTTACCAGAAGCTCCGCTGGCTGCCTAATGGCTGCAGCATTCCAAGGTGAGAAATATTAGAAATTTTTGATGTGCTTGATTCCTGTGTGTCAACTGACTTGAATGTTTTGCTCATATCTGTGTTAGATTGAATGCAACTGATATGTTGGAGAGATTGAGAGGAAAACGGCTGGTGTTTGTTGGTGACTCACTGAATAGAAACATGTGGGAGTCTTTAGTTTGTATTCTGAGAAACTCTATTGAGGATCAAAGGAAGGTCTTTGAGGCCTCTGGCAGGCATGAATTCAGAACAGAGGGCTCTTATTCTTTTGTGTTTGAGGTTCTTCTCCGTTCCTAGTCTATTTTCCTGTTGCTTTCATGATCTTCTCAGTGATTGAAATATTATCTGTTTAGGACTTCAATTGTTCCGTGGAGTTCTTCCGCTCTCCGTTCCTTGTTCAGGAATGGGAGACGCCCGGAAGCAATGGAAACAAAAAGGAGACACTTAGGCTTGACATAATTGAGAGATCATCGGCCAAGTACAAGGATGCAGATGTTCTTGTCTTTAACACAGGGCACTGGTGGACACATGAGAAGACCTCAAAAGGGTAACCAAGAGTGTCTCACAATCAAACCTTGTATTATTTGCATGGTTTCCTGATACGATATTTCCAAACAGGAAAGACTACTATCAAGAAGGCAACCATATTTACAGTGACTTGAATGTCGTCAATGCATTTCACAAAGCTCTCAACACTTGGGCCAAATGGGTGGATGCCAATGTAAACTCCAAGAATTCCCTAGTTTTCTTCAGAGGCTATTCTGTCACCCATTTCAGGTACTTCATGAACCTCATTGCCTCGGTTACAGGGTTTAGCATCAAATGCTTCGGTAGCTAAAATTTGAGTCTGTTTAATTGTTTAGCGGTGGCCGATGGAATTCTGGTGGGCAATGCGACAAGGAGACGGAACCCATCAAGAATGAGAAATATCTTTCATCCTATCCATGGAAGATGACTGTTCTGGAATCAGTAATTAAGGGAATGAAAACCCCTGTTGGTTATCTAAATATTACGACAATGACTGACTACAGGAAGGATGCCCACCCTTCCATATACCGTAAGCAGAATTTgacggaggaggagaggagatcgCCTGAGAGATATCAGGATTGCAGTCATTGGTGCTTGCCTGGGGTGCCTGATTCTTGGAATGAGCTACTATACGCGCAGCTAATCGTCAAACAGCATCAGCTGCTGTAACAAAAATTGAACAAGCATGAGAATAATACAGTGGAGTTGTATGTTAATTTCCTATGAGGTAATAAGTAAACTTGAGTGATCAAAATGAAGATTTACTTACGGAGCATTAAATACATGTTTCTGGAGAAGAAGTGTTAGATATAATTAGTTTATGCAACAAGAGAGGGAAAACGTATTAGTGAGTTTTTCCCCATGTTCATGTCTACACAATTCTTTTGTTGGCTGCTTTAGATTTGTACACTGTCCATCCTGCGTTGATTTTTAGAAAAAGAATTGCATGTCCATGACAAAAGTGGTGTTTTATTTGACACTTCTCTTCTCACTCCCTTTTATGATGATGTGGCCATTCAGGTTGCTGGCAATCTTGAAATGGAACACAAATTATTTTACCATcttttctttcaaaaaaaaattattttaccttttgttgagcTTATTCTTCTCAGTTTGATTGTGATAGAAGGGTTTCTCTTAATCATTTATCTTTGGTTTTTtttactctcgcctataaatatatAGGCGATGTTTATGTCTAGTTCTTATTTAGTGAGTTCTTCCCGATGTTTATGTCTACTTGTTGGCTGCTTCAGGGTCCATCCTGtgttgattttgagaaaaagaaTTGCATATCCATGACAAAAGTGGTGTTTTATTTGACTCTTCTCTTTTCACTTCCTTTTATGATGATGAGACCATTTAGGTTGCTGGCACTCTTGAAACACAAATTATTTTACCATCTTTTCTTCGAAAAAGAACAAATGTTTTACTTTGTTTACTATCTTCTGTTCTCGTTTATAAACAAATAGGATCTTCTAGTGACTACGATACATGATCTATTTTTCTcctttcaaattttattttatcatttatagtggtcgtatgaaagaaaagaaaagaaagcgagtctagtttttttttttttttttgttattgcaTTCTATGGATTGAATTATAAAGTGCATTTACGATTCAAATAAAgatattttgaataatatcgTAAGGTACATATCCTAATCTTGATCTATTGATATTTGATTTGAGATTCTAACattaaatttattttgaataatagtatgattatgattttatatttacaattggtattagagttaaatatttcaaaataaaaaataacttagATAGTAAAAATATTAAATCTATTTTGTATGTGATTTGTTCTTATCATTATAAAAGGTGTTACTA harbors:
- the LOC135623102 gene encoding protein trichome birefringence-like; amino-acid sequence: MKEAAKPPQSSAVVSDLKALFCPFRTRRTKVFLYGSAFAFVAFSAYLAFCPPEKTSPWFNSLFTSANVSTAPYRSQISSLVSYIFPISSPPPSLENTAPSPDNMPADGGGAQKGGILGGNATSAAGGVSGSNKTVEGVGVKKGGGLAAKNQTASEIGLPKSGVAEKNRTASGSGLQGGGDSMKNQTIEGGNAISTSDQGKDGVGSAKATTLTTKNQTTSGVGPPKSGDSPSKNQTKVEDGSKKDAILAAKNLTVTGAPLKNNETATGVGSLKNGHLPVKNQTGKGVASKANPVPPNGKESGTNAPKNGAAANNQSSSALPSVTKSTGATPKKDKEGASGLSDSLVKINGSSVPTSGGDGRKQVDWINAMKGCDIFQGRWVKDDSYPLYPEGSCPHIDEPFDCYHNGRPDRAYQKLRWLPNGCSIPRLNATDMLERLRGKRLVFVGDSLNRNMWESLVCILRNSIEDQRKVFEASGRHEFRTEGSYSFVFEDFNCSVEFFRSPFLVQEWETPGSNGNKKETLRLDIIERSSAKYKDADVLVFNTGHWWTHEKTSKGKDYYQEGNHIYSDLNVVNAFHKALNTWAKWVDANVNSKNSLVFFRGYSVTHFSGGRWNSGGQCDKETEPIKNEKYLSSYPWKMTVLESVIKGMKTPVGYLNITTMTDYRKDAHPSIYRKQNLTEEERRSPERYQDCSHWCLPGVPDSWNELLYAQLIVKQHQLL